Part of the Streptomyces sp. HSG2 genome, CCGCGGACCCCTCCGTCGTCGGGAGGCTCCTCGGGTCCGGGATGAGCGGCCGGCCCGGCCGCGGCGCCGCTCGAGTCGGCCAACGGGGTCGGGTGGGCGACCACGCGGCCCCGGGAGCGACATCGCCGGGGCGGCCGTGACCGAATGGTCCGGCCACCCCGGCGGCACTTCTCCGGGACGTGGATGGCGATCCTCGGCCCGCTCTCGGGAGGGCGGGTTCTCAGACCTCCTCGTGGGCCGCCACGGCCCGCCGCGCGTCCGCGTCCAGCACGCCCCAGCTGATCAACTGCTCGGTGAGTACCGAAGGCGACTGATCGTAGATGACGGCGAGGGTGCGCAGGTCGTCCTGGCGGATGGAGAGCACCTTGCCGTTGTAGTCGCCGCGCTGGGACTGGATGGTGGCCGCGTAGCGCTGCAGCGGACCGGCCTTCTCCGCCGGGACCGTGGCGAGCCGCTCCAGGTCCAGGACCAGCTTCGGCGGGGGCTCGGCGGCGCCACCGGGCGTGGTTCCCGGCAGCAGTTCCTGGACGGGAACACCGTAGAAGTCCGCCAGCTCGGCGAGGCGCTGAACGGTCACGGCACGGTCCCCGCGCTCGTACGAGCCGACCACCACGGCCTTCCAGCGCCCCTGGGACTTCTCCTCGACACCGTGAAGGGACAGGCCCTGCTGGGTGCGGATCGCCCGAAGCTTGGCCCCGAGCTGCTTGGCGTATTCGCTGGACATAAGGCTCCCCGGACACTGGGTCGACGCGGCCGGTTCCTGTCCATGCCGCGCGGTCGGTAACTCACTGTGAGGTTACGCAGCGTTACTCTCCCCCGTCAAGCCGAATGGTCCGCACCGGCTGTTCCGCGGCGGCGGGACGGGGTTGCGCCACCCGAGTGACGGAGGAGGGCGTGGAGGAGGAGGGGGCGGGTGAAGGGCGGGCACGATCCGGCCTGCTACCGTTGACGACGCAACTTCCGGCGTCCTTTAACGTCCGTCCAGAGAGGCGGAGAAGGAGGTCCGTTCCGTATGGACGATCAGGACACGCGGGCCGAGGCGCGAGCCGTGCTCGAGGCCCCCGACATCACGCGGGTGTTGACCCGCATCGCCCACGAGATCGTCGAGCGCGCCAAGGGCGCCGACGACGTGGTCCTCCTCGGCATCCCGACGAGGGGTGTCTTCCTCGCCCGCCGGCTCGCTGCCAAGCTGACCCGGATCACCGAGCGCGAGACCCCGGTGGGCTCACTCGACATCACGATGTACCGCGACGATCTGCGCATGCACCCGCCGCGTGCGCTGGCCCGCACCGAGATCCCCGCCGACGGCCTCGACGGCCGACTCGTCGTCCTCGTCGACGACGTGCTGTTCTCCGGCCGTACCATCCGCGCCGCCCTCGACGCGCTGAACGACATCGGACGCCCCAGAGCGGTG contains:
- the bldD gene encoding transcriptional regulator BldD; its protein translation is MSSEYAKQLGAKLRAIRTQQGLSLHGVEEKSQGRWKAVVVGSYERGDRAVTVQRLAELADFYGVPVQELLPGTTPGGAAEPPPKLVLDLERLATVPAEKAGPLQRYAATIQSQRGDYNGKVLSIRQDDLRTLAVIYDQSPSVLTEQLISWGVLDADARRAVAAHEEV
- the pyrR gene encoding bifunctional pyr operon transcriptional regulator/uracil phosphoribosyltransferase PyrR encodes the protein MDDQDTRAEARAVLEAPDITRVLTRIAHEIVERAKGADDVVLLGIPTRGVFLARRLAAKLTRITERETPVGSLDITMYRDDLRMHPPRALARTEIPADGLDGRLVVLVDDVLFSGRTIRAALDALNDIGRPRAVQLAVLVDRGHRELPIRADYVGKNLPTSLRETVRVRLSEEDGRDTVLLGAGPVHPRAHL